One part of the Pieris napi chromosome 4, ilPieNapi1.2, whole genome shotgun sequence genome encodes these proteins:
- the LOC125049075 gene encoding extensin-like, with product MILIKITVLAVLCGVTYGSGIHEAQAGAAPIVTAASSQYFERIFNRLVAAPVLEQVPVAPVLPAPPQIIPVSAPPPTIVEATRSTVLPAPPTSPPQNQPTDPNVAIAIATANAAAAAPVATILLPPYPFGFPPGFNFIPQPVANFPNNDPSKESTTQFGQKTFKTTTPREQEATTPVPSNIDNSFVQALPTNENSYVFREYLAPQPPPQIPQGSFQQVPSPQQFPLPDKKPQKFKTTVEVVPVPLTYIAPPPEGLHHHHHHHPHHHHSLELKAVPHVHTFIPKTKIIIIRPKLEAYRVLRVPARSVLYKAKYRNSPKRITKNPQPYNREMEPTTFRPINRPFTKPPRL from the exons ATGATTTTAATAAag ataACTGTACTTGCGGTTTTATGCGGTGTAACGTATGGATCAGGAATCCATGAGGCTCAAGCTGGAGCCGCTCCAATTGTGACAGCTGCAAGTTCTCAGTATTTCGAAAGGATTTTCAATCGTCTGGTAGCTGCTCCAGTCCTGGAGCAAGTTCCAGTAGCGCCAGTACTTCCAGCACCGCCTCAAATTATACCAGTGTCCGCACCCCCACCAACCATAGTGGAAGCAACAAGGAGCACAGTGTTACCAGCACCACCGACAAGCCCACCCCAAAATCAGCCCACTGATCCAAACGTAGCTATTGCCATTGCAACTGCAAATGCCGCTGCCGCTGCACCAGTTGCAACCATCCTTTTGCCTCCCTATCCATTTGGATTTCCCCCTGGATTCAACTTTATTCCACAACCAGTAGCCAACTTCCCTAATAATGATCCCAGTAAGGAGTCTACTACGCAGTTTGGCCAGAAAACGTTCAAAACAACAACTCCAAGAGAACAAGAAGCAACTACACCTGTGCCATCTAATATCGACAACAGCTTTGTTCAAGCGCTACCAACAAACGAGAATTCGTATGTGTTTAGAGAATATCTTGCACCCCAACCTCCTCCACAAATACCACAAGGATCATTTCAACAAGTACCAAGTCCTCAGCAATTCCCTCTACCAGATAAAAAACCACAAAAATTTAAGACAACAGTGGAAGTTGTTCCAGTACCTCTAACATATATTGCGCCACCACCGGAAGGCCTGCACCACCACCATCATCACCATCCGCATCACCATCATAGCTTGGAGTTGAAAGCGGTTCCACACGTTCATACGTTTATACCAAAGACgaagataattataataaggCCGAAGTTAGAAGCCTACAGAGTGTTAAGAGTTCCGGCACGCTCTGTTCTATACAAGGCAAAGTATAGGAATTCTCCAAAAAGAATAACCAAGAACCCACAGCCTTATAACCGGGAAATGGAACCAACTACTTTCAGACCCATTAATCGGCCCTTTACTAAACCACCAAGACTATAG